A window of Streptomyces gilvosporeus contains these coding sequences:
- a CDS encoding ABC transporter ATP-binding protein: MTPEGSLLAAEGLCKAYGPTPALDDADFSIHPGEVVAVMGPSGSGKSTLLHCLAGIIAPDAGTVRYGPYELTGLGDAQRSALRRSDFGFVFQFGQLVPELTALENVALPLRLNGTKRKEAERQAQEWLERLEVEAVSGQRPGELSGGQGQRIAVARALATRPRVIFADEPTGALDSLNGERVLTLLTDAARDTSAAVVLVTHESRVAAYSDREIVVRDGKVKDMLAGLI; encoded by the coding sequence ATGACGCCGGAGGGTTCCCTGCTCGCGGCGGAGGGGCTGTGCAAGGCGTACGGGCCCACGCCCGCGCTGGACGACGCCGACTTCTCCATCCACCCCGGCGAAGTGGTCGCCGTGATGGGCCCGTCCGGCTCCGGCAAATCCACCCTGCTGCACTGCCTCGCCGGGATCATCGCCCCGGACGCCGGCACGGTGCGCTACGGCCCCTACGAGCTGACCGGGCTCGGCGACGCCCAGCGCAGCGCCCTGCGCCGTTCCGACTTCGGCTTCGTCTTCCAATTCGGCCAGCTGGTACCGGAGTTGACCGCGCTGGAGAATGTCGCGCTGCCGCTGCGGCTGAACGGCACCAAGCGCAAGGAGGCCGAGCGGCAGGCCCAAGAGTGGCTGGAGCGGCTGGAGGTCGAGGCGGTGTCCGGTCAGCGGCCCGGTGAGCTCTCCGGTGGCCAGGGCCAGCGCATCGCGGTCGCCCGCGCGCTCGCCACCCGCCCGCGGGTGATCTTCGCCGACGAGCCGACCGGCGCCCTGGACTCCCTCAACGGCGAGCGGGTGCTGACGCTGCTGACCGACGCCGCCCGCGACACCAGCGCCGCGGTGGTGCTGGTCACCCACGAGTCCCGGGTCGCCGCCTACTCCGACCGCGAGATCGTGGTCCGCGACGGCAAGGTCAAGGACATGCTGGCGGGCCTGATATGA
- a CDS encoding PadR family transcriptional regulator, which produces MSIGHTLLGLLESGPRHGYDLKRAFDEHFGHDRPLHYGQVYSTMSRLLKNGLVEVDAVEAGAGPERKRYAITDAGVTDVAQWLARPEKPEPYLQSTLYTKVVLALMTDRNAAELLDTQRAEHLRLMRGLTERKRGGDLADQLICDHALFHLEADLRWLELTAARLDKLAETVAA; this is translated from the coding sequence ATGTCAATCGGTCATACGCTGCTGGGCCTGCTGGAGTCCGGCCCCCGCCATGGCTACGACCTCAAGCGGGCCTTCGACGAACACTTCGGGCACGACCGGCCGCTGCACTACGGCCAGGTCTATTCCACGATGTCCCGGCTGCTGAAGAACGGCCTGGTCGAGGTGGACGCCGTGGAGGCCGGCGCGGGCCCGGAGCGCAAGCGGTACGCCATCACGGACGCCGGCGTCACCGACGTCGCCCAGTGGCTGGCCCGCCCCGAGAAGCCCGAGCCCTATCTCCAGTCCACGCTCTACACCAAGGTGGTCCTGGCGCTGATGACCGACCGCAACGCCGCCGAGCTGCTGGACACCCAGCGCGCCGAGCATCTGCGGCTGATGCGCGGGCTGACCGAGCGCAAACGCGGCGGCGACCTCGCCGACCAGCTGATCTGCGACCATGCGCTGTTCCACCTGGAGGCCGATCTGCGCTGGCTGGAGCTGACCGCGGCGCGGCTGGACAAGCTGGCAGAGACGGTCGCGGCATGA
- a CDS encoding ABC transporter permease, with the protein MRASGQDTGRAQLEIELPAKDAAAMGRAVGELRATQGVRGVIASVSGRAWRPGPQREGEGSVPSTEVTVGDCTTLRELAHTGSCREGDVFLVRDSGGSADDAGAAATARPGARVRWNPGPRTGRPRLWTVPGSARVVPSRTDPMGRTHVGILATPGALAPAALADPSARALVRIDPHVPDAEERVRNTAARLDPMADVHALQDFSRDSQFASVRTGLLVGSTVTLALIAASMLVSTLEQLRERRRLLSVLVAFGTRRATLGWSVLWQTAVPVALGLALSVVGGVGLGIVLLRLAGRPVLTWSVIWPPVAAGAALVVLVTALSLPPLWRMMRPDGLRTE; encoded by the coding sequence GTGCGGGCGAGCGGGCAGGACACGGGCCGGGCACAGCTGGAGATCGAACTGCCGGCGAAGGATGCCGCCGCCATGGGGCGGGCGGTCGGGGAGTTGCGCGCGACCCAGGGCGTACGCGGGGTGATCGCGTCCGTCAGCGGCAGGGCCTGGCGGCCCGGCCCCCAGCGCGAGGGCGAGGGCTCCGTCCCGAGCACGGAGGTCACCGTCGGCGACTGCACCACCCTGCGCGAGCTGGCGCACACCGGCTCCTGCCGGGAGGGCGATGTCTTCCTCGTCCGGGACAGCGGCGGCAGCGCGGACGACGCCGGTGCCGCCGCGACCGCACGGCCCGGCGCCCGGGTGCGGTGGAACCCCGGCCCGAGGACCGGCAGGCCGCGCCTGTGGACCGTGCCCGGGTCGGCCAGGGTGGTCCCCTCCCGCACCGACCCGATGGGCCGCACGCACGTCGGCATCCTCGCCACCCCCGGCGCCCTGGCCCCGGCCGCCCTGGCCGACCCGAGCGCCCGTGCCCTGGTCCGGATCGACCCGCACGTCCCCGACGCCGAGGAACGCGTCCGCAACACCGCGGCCCGCCTCGACCCGATGGCCGACGTCCACGCCTTGCAGGACTTCTCGCGCGACAGCCAGTTCGCAAGCGTGCGCACCGGTCTGCTGGTCGGCTCCACCGTGACGCTGGCGCTGATCGCCGCCAGCATGCTGGTCTCCACCCTGGAGCAGCTGCGCGAGCGGCGGCGGCTGCTGTCGGTCCTGGTGGCGTTCGGCACCCGGCGCGCCACGCTCGGCTGGTCGGTGCTGTGGCAGACCGCGGTCCCGGTGGCGCTGGGGCTGGCGCTGTCGGTGGTGGGCGGTGTCGGGCTGGGGATCGTCCTGCTGCGGCTGGCCGGCAGGCCCGTCCTGACCTGGTCGGTCATCTGGCCGCCGGTCGCGGCCGGTGCGGCGCTGGTCGTACTGGTCACCGCACTCAGCCTGCCGCCGCTGTGGCGGATGATGCGGCCGGACGGGCTGCGTACGGAGTGA
- a CDS encoding RNA-guided endonuclease InsQ/TnpB family protein: MAEAERTARGIALEDLSGIRERARLRKPQRTTLHAWPFAQLASFIAYKAKKAGVPVVYVDPAYTSQECSRCHHIARGNRPDQAVFACRVCGFVEHADLNSSHNIAHRGWMARVCGVQSTAPELTLMA; this comes from the coding sequence GTGGCGGAGGCAGAACGCACCGCGCGTGGGATCGCTCTGGAAGACCTTTCAGGCATCCGCGAGCGGGCACGGCTGAGAAAGCCCCAACGCACCACGCTCCATGCCTGGCCCTTCGCGCAGCTCGCTTCGTTCATCGCCTACAAGGCGAAGAAGGCCGGGGTGCCGGTGGTGTACGTCGATCCGGCGTACACCAGCCAGGAATGCTCCCGGTGTCACCACATCGCACGCGGCAACCGGCCCGACCAGGCCGTCTTCGCGTGCCGGGTCTGCGGCTTCGTTGAGCATGCCGACCTTAACTCGTCCCACAACATCGCCCACCGTGGGTGGATGGCGCGGGTCTGCGGGGTCCAGTCAACGGCCCCTGAACTCACCCTCATGGCGTGA
- a CDS encoding SPFH domain-containing protein, protein MSDQSTPTASPKAEPATDVPEMPEPQVRETAAHSIPGGLALLLTVIGVGLGIASIAVGGTLSTGDNRSLTAPFAVAGAVLLIGSFFFMTGVKMVAPGEARVIQLFGRYVGTIRTDGLRWVNPLTSARKISTRVRNHETSVLKVNDAYGNPIELAAIVVWKVADTAQALFEVDDFLEFVATQTEAAVRHIAIEYPYDAHDEGGLSLRGNAEEITEKLAVELTARVEAAGVQIIETRFSHLAYAPEIASAMLQRQQAGAVVAARQQIVEGAVGMVESALVRISEQGIVELDEERKAAMVSNLMVVLCGDRAAQPVLNTGSLYQ, encoded by the coding sequence ATGTCCGACCAGTCCACACCAACCGCCTCGCCGAAGGCCGAGCCGGCCACCGACGTCCCCGAGATGCCCGAGCCCCAGGTCCGCGAGACCGCGGCGCACAGCATCCCGGGCGGTCTGGCCCTGCTGCTGACCGTGATCGGCGTCGGGCTCGGCATCGCCTCGATCGCCGTCGGCGGCACCCTGAGCACCGGTGACAACCGCTCCCTGACCGCCCCCTTCGCCGTCGCCGGCGCCGTCCTCCTCATCGGTTCCTTCTTCTTCATGACCGGCGTGAAGATGGTCGCGCCGGGCGAGGCCCGGGTCATCCAGCTCTTCGGGCGGTACGTCGGCACCATCCGCACCGACGGTCTGCGCTGGGTCAACCCGCTGACCTCCGCCCGGAAGATCTCCACCCGGGTGCGCAACCACGAGACCTCCGTCCTGAAGGTCAACGACGCCTACGGCAACCCGATCGAACTCGCCGCGATCGTGGTCTGGAAGGTGGCGGACACCGCCCAGGCCCTCTTCGAGGTCGACGACTTCCTGGAGTTCGTCGCCACCCAGACCGAGGCCGCCGTCCGGCACATCGCGATCGAGTACCCCTACGACGCCCACGACGAGGGCGGCCTCTCGCTGCGCGGCAACGCCGAGGAGATCACCGAGAAGCTCGCCGTGGAACTGACCGCCCGCGTCGAGGCCGCCGGCGTCCAGATCATCGAGACCCGCTTCAGCCACCTCGCCTACGCCCCCGAGATCGCCTCCGCCATGCTCCAGCGCCAGCAGGCCGGCGCGGTCGTCGCGGCCCGCCAGCAGATCGTCGAGGGCGCGGTCGGCATGGTCGAGTCCGCCCTGGTCCGCATCAGCGAGCAGGGCATCGTCGAACTGGACGAGGAGCGCAAGGCCGCCATGGTCAGCAACCTCATGGTCGTCCTGTGCGGCGACCGCGCCGCCCAGCCGGTCCTGAACACGGGCTCGCTCTATCAGTGA
- a CDS encoding transglycosylase domain-containing protein, with protein sequence MGRADARRERQGNARRAKPSKRTSKQDKSFIRRLFSWKKILGAFLGVCLLGILAFIGLYLYVQIPQKGNLDASKQANVFKYTDGKVIARGGTVNRETVGLAHIPLKVQRTFIAAENKTFYHDSGVDLWGTARGILNTLMGRGKQGGSTITQQYVKNYYLSDEQTVSRKLQEIIISLKVDDKLSKDQILEGYINTSYYGRGAYGIQAAAQAYYRKDADKLSVSQGAYLASLLQAPSQYDWQAATPTGKKLVQNRWAYALDNMVEMHWLSPQERAQQRFQIPKAPKPLAGVTGQKSYIIDAAKKELFAQGVDPKEFERGGWTVTLGIDPARQKALERSVKRKLTDDLDPKRRKVDADAQLGAVSVDPKTGHILAMYGGAGYPKHYTDNATREDYQAASTFKPLILASALENKSTTQDQLPITPNTIYDGHNRRPVVGGTTGFAPPNEDERSYGKISVQTATNNSVNAVFAQMGADVGLDKVKETAVKLGLNGKRMDVQPAMTLGTMGASPLQMAGAYATLDNHGIKVNPTLVVKATHGEENFPLRKPIGERVLSRDTADTVTKVLTGVVNDGTATQEVKNTAYDAAGKTGTSDDDKSAWFVGYTPKLVTAVGMFGESPQGGAQVTLKGTGGGGRVNGGTYPARVWADYTQAALEGNTAAQFDLVTDYGNEVPPTPAPTPSSTPSATPSPSGTPSQSPSQKPTPTGPPTPTGRPTGVPTGPTPSNSGFPAGGTTGGPGGDTGGNGNGAGGTTPNDSQNPNGLSGFN encoded by the coding sequence ATGGGCCGAGCGGATGCGAGGCGGGAGCGGCAGGGGAACGCCCGCCGGGCCAAGCCGAGTAAAAGAACGTCGAAGCAGGACAAAAGCTTCATACGCCGTCTGTTCAGCTGGAAGAAGATCCTGGGGGCGTTCCTCGGGGTGTGCCTGCTGGGCATCCTCGCCTTCATCGGCCTGTACCTGTACGTGCAGATTCCCCAGAAGGGCAATCTCGACGCCAGCAAGCAGGCCAATGTCTTCAAGTACACCGACGGCAAGGTCATCGCCCGCGGCGGCACCGTCAACCGCGAGACCGTGGGCCTCGCCCACATCCCCTTGAAGGTGCAGCGCACCTTCATCGCCGCCGAGAACAAGACCTTCTACCACGACTCCGGCGTCGACCTGTGGGGCACCGCCCGCGGCATCCTCAACACCCTGATGGGCCGCGGCAAGCAGGGCGGTTCGACGATCACCCAGCAGTACGTGAAGAACTACTACCTGAGCGACGAGCAGACGGTCAGCCGCAAGCTCCAGGAGATCATCATCTCCCTCAAGGTGGACGACAAGCTCTCCAAGGACCAGATCCTCGAGGGCTACATCAACACCAGCTACTACGGCCGCGGCGCCTACGGCATCCAGGCCGCCGCCCAGGCGTACTACCGCAAGGACGCCGACAAGCTGTCCGTCTCCCAGGGCGCCTATCTCGCCTCGCTGCTCCAGGCCCCCAGCCAGTACGACTGGCAGGCGGCGACCCCCACCGGCAAGAAGCTGGTCCAGAACCGCTGGGCCTATGCGCTCGACAACATGGTCGAGATGCACTGGCTCAGCCCGCAGGAGCGCGCACAGCAGCGGTTCCAGATCCCCAAGGCGCCCAAGCCGCTGGCGGGTGTGACCGGACAGAAGAGCTACATCATCGACGCGGCGAAGAAGGAGCTCTTCGCCCAGGGCGTCGACCCGAAGGAATTCGAGCGCGGCGGCTGGACCGTCACCCTCGGCATCGACCCGGCCCGGCAGAAGGCGCTGGAGCGGTCCGTCAAGCGCAAGCTCACCGACGACCTCGACCCCAAGAGGCGCAAGGTCGACGCGGACGCCCAGCTCGGCGCCGTCTCGGTGGACCCGAAGACCGGCCACATCCTCGCGATGTACGGCGGCGCGGGCTACCCGAAGCACTACACCGACAACGCCACCCGCGAGGACTACCAGGCGGCCTCCACCTTCAAGCCGCTGATCCTCGCCTCCGCGCTGGAGAACAAGTCCACGACCCAGGACCAGCTGCCGATCACCCCGAACACGATCTACGACGGCCACAACCGCCGTCCGGTCGTCGGCGGCACCACCGGCTTCGCACCGCCGAACGAGGACGAGAGGAGCTACGGCAAGATCTCCGTCCAGACGGCCACCAACAACTCCGTCAACGCCGTCTTCGCGCAGATGGGCGCGGACGTCGGGCTGGACAAGGTCAAGGAGACCGCGGTCAAGCTCGGTCTGAACGGCAAGAGGATGGACGTCCAGCCCGCCATGACGCTGGGCACCATGGGCGCCAGCCCGCTCCAGATGGCCGGGGCGTACGCGACCCTCGACAACCACGGCATCAAGGTCAACCCCACGCTGGTCGTCAAGGCCACGCACGGCGAGGAGAACTTCCCGCTGCGCAAGCCGATCGGCGAGCGGGTCCTGTCCCGGGACACCGCCGACACCGTCACCAAGGTGCTCACGGGCGTCGTCAACGACGGCACCGCCACGCAGGAGGTCAAGAACACCGCGTACGACGCGGCGGGCAAGACCGGCACCTCCGACGACGACAAGTCGGCCTGGTTCGTGGGCTACACGCCCAAGCTGGTCACCGCGGTCGGCATGTTCGGCGAGTCCCCCCAGGGCGGCGCCCAGGTCACCCTCAAGGGGACCGGCGGCGGCGGCCGGGTCAACGGCGGCACCTACCCGGCGCGGGTGTGGGCCGACTACACCCAGGCCGCGCTGGAGGGCAACACCGCGGCCCAGTTCGACCTGGTCACCGACTACGGCAACGAGGTGCCGCCGACCCCGGCGCCGACGCCGAGCTCCACCCCGTCCGCGACGCCCAGCCCGTCGGGTACGCCGAGCCAGTCCCCGTCGCAGAAGCCGACCCCGACCGGTCCGCCGACCCCGACCGGCCGTCCGACCGGCGTGCCCACCGGGCCGACGCCGAGCAACTCGGGCTTCCCGGCCGGCGGCACCACCGGCGGCCCGGGCGGCGACACCGGCGGCAACGGCAACGGGGCGGGCGGCACCACCCCCAACGACTCCCAGAACCCCAACGGACTGTCGGGCTTCAACTGA
- a CDS encoding ATP-binding SpoIIE family protein phosphatase produces MTEHPTSHELRRPDRTAAPSASPFLGTAAAPPVALPDPRSGLQQPAAALLVPHPGAGFAVRGGDDIAMDAGAEAVRHTGRDGMGGGVGGAAATVTGIGRSGGGVCGGAQDEPNADHGPADRDTAGDAERYATEHTAGQLTGHHVTDHAAGHAAARGAASPYGSAYGEAYPDSYREVAMPVAGRPAGVPEETTAARAVQAAGADAVGRAQAPEPGEEPRTGQEPRPVGDSIGRQREGETVGFASGEGAGALPPPAGPPPAPPARSAHPGESLEAAAARQAGGDRLRFIGAATRRIARGIDLDEIVLGLCRATVPTFADAILVYLRDPLPVGDERPTGPVVLRLRRTDRIPEEPDTGGVRLPVMPAQPDLGPAMGGSAAELAEVRPGGPLAEVLRGVRPLFGEAQAARTALPELLGPDPRLPAGHRVILAPLRGRRRVIGAAVFLRRPDRPAFEPDDLLVAAQLATHTALGVDKAVLYGREAYIADALQRTMLPDSLPQPTGVRLASRYLPAAETARVGGDWYDAIPLPGSRVALVVGDVMGHSMTSAAIMGQLRTTAQTLAGLDLPPQEVLHHLDEQAQRLGSDRMATCMYAVYDPVAHRIIIANAGHPPPVMLHRGGRAEVLKVPPGAPIGVGGVDFEAVELDAPAGATLVLYTDGLVESRIRDVWTGIEQLRERLTETARLTGPNPPPLEPLCDEVLDMLGPGDRDDDIALLAARFDGIAPSDVAYWYLDPKAQTAGQARRLARRALARWGLDELTDQLELLVSEVVTNAVRYAERPITLRLLRTDVLRCEVGDDVPQLPRLRQARPSDEGGRGLYLVNRMARRWGATRLSMGKVVWFELSMPSAARA; encoded by the coding sequence GTGACGGAGCACCCCACCTCCCATGAATTGCGGCGGCCGGACCGGACCGCCGCGCCCTCGGCATCCCCTTTCCTGGGGACGGCCGCGGCGCCGCCGGTCGCGCTGCCCGATCCGCGCAGCGGCCTGCAACAACCCGCGGCGGCCTTGCTGGTGCCGCACCCCGGCGCCGGTTTCGCGGTGCGCGGCGGGGACGACATCGCGATGGACGCCGGTGCGGAGGCCGTACGGCACACCGGCAGGGACGGCATGGGCGGGGGCGTCGGCGGCGCCGCGGCCACGGTGACGGGCATCGGCAGGAGTGGTGGCGGCGTGTGCGGTGGCGCGCAGGACGAACCGAACGCGGATCACGGTCCGGCGGATCGGGACACGGCGGGCGATGCGGAACGTTATGCCACTGAGCACACGGCGGGGCAGCTGACCGGTCATCATGTGACTGACCACGCGGCCGGTCACGCCGCAGCGCGGGGTGCGGCCTCACCGTACGGCAGTGCATACGGCGAGGCGTACCCCGATTCGTACAGGGAGGTGGCGATGCCCGTGGCCGGGCGGCCGGCCGGCGTGCCGGAGGAGACAACCGCGGCCCGCGCCGTGCAGGCGGCGGGAGCGGACGCGGTGGGCCGTGCCCAGGCGCCCGAGCCGGGTGAGGAGCCGCGTACGGGCCAGGAGCCGCGCCCCGTCGGCGACAGCATCGGGCGGCAGCGGGAGGGCGAGACCGTCGGTTTCGCCTCCGGCGAGGGGGCCGGGGCGCTACCGCCGCCGGCCGGCCCGCCGCCCGCGCCCCCGGCCCGCTCGGCGCATCCGGGCGAGAGCCTGGAGGCGGCGGCGGCCCGTCAGGCGGGCGGCGACCGGCTGCGGTTCATCGGGGCGGCGACGCGGCGGATCGCCCGCGGCATAGACCTCGACGAGATCGTGCTGGGGCTGTGCCGGGCGACGGTGCCGACGTTCGCCGACGCGATCCTGGTGTATCTGCGCGATCCGCTGCCGGTGGGCGATGAGCGGCCGACCGGACCGGTGGTGCTGCGGCTGCGGCGTACGGACCGGATTCCGGAGGAGCCGGACACCGGTGGCGTCCGGCTGCCGGTGATGCCCGCGCAGCCGGATCTGGGGCCCGCGATGGGCGGCAGCGCGGCCGAGCTGGCCGAGGTGCGGCCGGGCGGTCCGCTGGCGGAGGTGCTGCGCGGTGTGCGGCCGCTGTTCGGGGAGGCGCAGGCGGCGCGGACGGCGCTGCCGGAGCTGCTGGGTCCCGATCCGCGGCTGCCGGCCGGGCACCGGGTGATTCTGGCGCCGCTGCGCGGGCGGCGGCGGGTGATCGGGGCGGCGGTGTTCCTGCGCCGCCCGGACCGGCCCGCGTTCGAACCGGACGATCTGCTGGTGGCGGCGCAGCTGGCCACGCACACCGCGCTGGGTGTGGACAAGGCGGTGCTCTACGGCCGCGAGGCGTATATCGCCGATGCGCTCCAGCGCACGATGCTGCCCGACTCGCTGCCGCAGCCGACGGGCGTGCGGCTGGCCAGCCGCTATCTGCCCGCGGCGGAGACGGCGCGGGTGGGCGGCGACTGGTACGACGCGATTCCGCTGCCGGGCAGCCGGGTGGCGCTGGTGGTCGGCGATGTCATGGGGCATTCGATGACCTCGGCGGCGATCATGGGCCAGCTGCGGACGACCGCGCAGACCCTCGCCGGGCTGGATCTGCCGCCGCAGGAGGTGCTGCACCATCTCGACGAGCAGGCCCAGCGGCTGGGCTCGGACCGCATGGCGACGTGCATGTACGCGGTCTACGACCCGGTCGCGCACCGGATCATCATCGCGAACGCGGGGCATCCGCCGCCGGTGATGCTGCACCGCGGCGGGCGCGCGGAGGTGCTGAAGGTGCCGCCGGGCGCGCCGATCGGTGTCGGCGGGGTGGACTTCGAGGCGGTGGAGCTGGATGCGCCGGCCGGGGCGACCCTCGTGCTCTACACCGACGGTCTGGTCGAGTCGCGGATCCGGGACGTGTGGACGGGGATCGAGCAGCTGCGGGAGCGGCTGACCGAGACGGCCCGGCTGACCGGCCCCAATCCGCCGCCGCTGGAGCCGCTGTGCGACGAGGTGCTGGACATGCTCGGGCCCGGCGACCGCGATGACGACATCGCGCTGCTGGCCGCGCGGTTCGACGGGATAGCGCCCAGCGATGTCGCGTACTGGTATCTGGACCCGAAGGCGCAGACGGCCGGGCAGGCGCGCCGGCTGGCCCGGCGGGCGCTGGCGCGCTGGGGGCTGGACGAGCTGACCGACCAGTTGGAGCTGCTGGTCAGCGAGGTGGTCACCAATGCGGTGCGGTATGCGGAGCGGCCGATCACGCTGCGGCTGCTGCGGACCGATGTGCTGCGCTGCGAGGTGGGCGACGATGTGCCCCAGTTGCCGCGGCTGCGGCAGGCCCGGCCGTCCGATGAGGGCGGGCGGGGGCTGTACCTCGTCAACCGAATGGCCCGCCGGTGGGGCGCAACCCGGCTGAGTATGGGCAAGGTGGTGTGGTTCGAGCTGTCGATGCCGTCGGCCGCTCGCGCCTGA
- a CDS encoding class I SAM-dependent DNA methyltransferase translates to MSATSYDEYEGLNRLALDRAGQAEAFDVIGERYDDAFPHKEGQLASGAWLAGALPAGSRILDAGCGTGVPSARQLSDAGHRVVGIDLSPSMVKLARDNVPDAEFHRLDIADLRGGRLGGRGSFDGIAAFFSLLMLPRAEIPYALGLLHDLLRPDGLLALSMVEGDVDDFTIPFLGTSVRVSGYLRDDLRRVVGDAGFEVLGEDAYAYAPSSTDVPPEIQLFLHLRRV, encoded by the coding sequence GTGAGCGCGACAAGCTACGACGAATACGAGGGGCTGAACCGGTTAGCACTGGACCGGGCGGGCCAGGCCGAGGCGTTCGACGTGATCGGTGAACGGTACGACGACGCCTTTCCGCACAAGGAGGGCCAGCTCGCCTCGGGCGCCTGGCTCGCGGGGGCGCTGCCGGCCGGTTCGCGGATCCTGGACGCCGGCTGCGGTACGGGGGTGCCGAGCGCCCGTCAGCTGTCCGATGCCGGGCATCGCGTCGTCGGCATCGACCTCTCCCCTTCGATGGTCAAACTGGCCCGGGACAACGTCCCGGACGCGGAATTCCACCGGCTGGACATCGCCGATCTGCGCGGCGGCCGGCTCGGCGGCCGGGGTTCCTTCGACGGAATTGCGGCCTTTTTCTCCCTTCTGATGCTGCCACGTGCCGAAATCCCTTACGCACTGGGCCTGCTGCATGATCTCCTACGGCCTGACGGGCTGTTGGCCCTGTCGATGGTCGAAGGCGATGTCGACGACTTCACGATTCCGTTCCTGGGCACCTCGGTCCGGGTATCGGGATACCTGCGGGATGACCTGCGCCGGGTCGTTGGCGACGCGGGTTTCGAGGTCCTCGGGGAGGATGCTTATGCGTATGCCCCGTCGAGTACGGACGTACCACCCGAGATCCAGCTCTTTTTGCACCTGCGACGCGTCTGA
- a CDS encoding DUF402 domain-containing protein → MTADMVGTTEGEAARAGARGRAARWAPGEQILWRYRDNADPRRFHIARPVTVVQDTEDLLAVWMAPGTAVIKPVLADGTPVHREPLGTRYTKERRTSRDQWFGTGVLKLAHPGDPWSVWLFWERGWHFKNWYVNLEEPRHRWSGGVDSQDHFLDICVYPDRHWEWRDEDEFAQAQRDGLVSAAQAAEVRSAGRAAIARIGAWGSPFADGWENWRPDPGWEVPPLPRNWDRPADRLRTCGRKGTRGE, encoded by the coding sequence ATGACAGCGGACATGGTGGGGACGACGGAAGGCGAGGCTGCTCGCGCGGGGGCACGGGGGCGGGCGGCGCGATGGGCGCCGGGGGAGCAGATTCTGTGGCGGTACCGGGACAACGCCGATCCGCGCCGCTTCCACATCGCCCGTCCGGTGACCGTCGTCCAGGACACCGAGGATCTGCTGGCCGTGTGGATGGCACCGGGGACCGCCGTGATCAAGCCGGTGCTCGCGGACGGCACCCCCGTGCACCGTGAGCCGCTGGGGACCCGTTACACCAAGGAGCGCCGTACGTCCCGCGACCAGTGGTTCGGGACCGGTGTGCTGAAGCTGGCGCATCCGGGTGACCCCTGGTCGGTGTGGCTGTTCTGGGAACGGGGCTGGCACTTCAAGAACTGGTACGTCAATTTGGAGGAACCGCGGCACCGTTGGAGCGGCGGGGTGGACTCCCAGGACCATTTTCTCGACATCTGCGTCTATCCGGACCGGCACTGGGAGTGGCGGGACGAGGACGAGTTCGCACAGGCGCAGCGGGACGGGCTGGTGAGCGCCGCGCAGGCGGCCGAGGTGCGTTCGGCGGGGCGGGCGGCGATCGCCCGGATCGGGGCGTGGGGCAGCCCGTTCGCCGACGGCTGGGAGAATTGGCGGCCCGATCCGGGGTGGGAGGTGCCGCCGCTTCCGCGGAACTGGGACCGCCCCGCGGACCGTTTGCGGACGTGCGGACGTAAAGGGACGCGGGGTGAGTGA